The genomic DNA TAATGAGCCGCAGAACATTTCACAGCTGAATAAATAATGACCGCATTAattggcatttatttaatgtaatcCCTTAattgctcatacgccatgTGTGGCCTGGTTATGTTGCcgaaaaataatagaaaatccgacaaaaataaatatcacaCCCAGAATATGTTTGTATGAGTGTATTTAAGCGGAAAGCGTTGGCTatggtaaattaattttgtaaatagttTTGCATAAGTTATTGGCCtgcatttggcattttaatttcagtgtTATCGGCGGTACAAAGAAAAAACGCTGCCcggcttgttttttttttaatctgacAGGCTTGCgcagtttaaaaataacaatttactTGCCCAAACacaattaatgaaaaacaaatccTATTACCCAacgaaatcattaaaattcaataaaatcatacataaattACGAAGAATTCCAATTTCACGAAACTGCTCCAACGTGACACATAATTCACGGGGACCGCGGGCAACCACAACGAGGAAACAgaaaaatgcgttttaatgaaaaatatcaAGAGGAAAACccgaaaagaaaagttttacaACCCACCCCGCTGCCAGCGGAAGCGGAAGTAATGCCAATGGGCAAATGGGCACGGGCAGGAAAATGGTGTGCGCCGGAAAAAATGAACAGGGCGCCGACACATAATAATGCCATCATCATTGGTCCCAAACAGAGGAGCCCAGAAAGCAATGGAAACAAGAGGGGGTGGTTGTATCGACGACAATGGGGGAAATTGGTAAAGCCGGCAGCAACAAATGATGGAAGATGTTTTAAATGAACAACAAGCCGGAGCAGCATGCAAATACGGAGCAGGGAAATAAATTAGATCCGGGCAGGAGACACAGGACAATGCCGCGGGCACGCGCAGGATTACCCCGCCCCCGCTCACCATAACAACAATGTATTGGCTCAACAATGATTTCGCATCGCGAGGGTCGCTCTAAGGTCAAATGTCAATAAGTTAAGTGGGCGCCCAGCGCTGCGAAAGTTTGCCGCaataaatatgattaaaaCATATTTCCCAAGCCATCGGGTGATAAATGCGCCAAACTTTTCTCGCCCGTATCTGGATCTGGCTTAAAGCTCTCCACGGGCGGCAGCAGATGCCGATATAAATCCAATTTAGTAGATCCCATAAAATGTGGGAGCAATGCCGCCCACCTCGGCCACTCCCCCAACTATTTGCATGATAAAAATCTTTCATCATCAAACAATCTCAGTCCCAGCTCAGActcagtctcagtctcagtcCCAATCTCAACTTCTTCTGCATAATTCGACgattgctggcggagcggtgCCTCGCCCCTGGCCTTTTGTGTGGTAAACACCTAAAGTAGTAAACTGGGATTTAAGCATCCTACATCTCACACACGCACATCCACACGCACACTCACCTACGtgtctataaaaattttacgTTCTCGGCATCGGCAAGgacaaaaaacttttgccactcagaagcagcagcagcagcagcagcgccagGAGCCGGATTGGGTGCTGGCTGAACGGAAACGTCCTTATGGCGGGATATTCCTTTTATTGCCGTGCGAGCGGCACGGGAAATTGGGAGCccgaatacatacataaattcAACCTTATGTGCTCCCAGCCAGGATGCTGGGATGCTGGTATGGCGGTCTGGCAGGACCCCGAAAGCCCAATAGGGACATTATGTCGTGCGCCGGAATCTATAGAATATGTAAAACGTTTCTCacaaaaaagattaaaaaattttgcaattttaatatcCGTCCAAGGAGGAAGAAGGATCTGAGCGCAATTTCCAGACAAAGTCGctgggcaaacaaacaaaaatttcaaaagttctttttaaacaaaagcaCTGCAGAAGGATATAGCATGCGCAGGGAGCTATACATTGTTTGTTTATCTATGCATGCCCCGTAATTGTTTTGTCAGAAAGTTTTATTAGCCTCAGCTGGGGATGCAAATATGAAGGGGGAAAACTACTTTTGGCCAACTGTTTTAAATTGGATGGAACAGTGTCCGGCCAAGAAAACGGCTTGAGATGAAATGATTGAGAACTTTGAACTGATGCCGAGTTGCTTACTCAAATTAAAGCAAGCGTCCTTTTATGGGTATATACCTAAGTGACCCCCAAAAATGTGGGTTTGAACTTCGCTTCCGTTCAATGAATCAACCTTTTTTTCCGTTCCgaaaacttttcctttttaacTGCAGGATTTCCATTTCCTTCAAGGTTTGACCATTATGGGACGCTGTGTTGTCCTGCCTGCAAAGCGGCTTAGAGCCATGAATCCCTTGGCCCACGATGCTCCTTATTAGGCAGCCCGCGTTCACCTAGGAAAACTTCCGCCCTGGCAGACAGAAGGTTGCCTagcacccaaaaaaaagaggaaaacaaataaatagtgCGTGTAGTCTAACAAGATATCCTGTAGTCCCCAGTACACCATCTGTATggatttactttttttaagatCTAAGTAGTTTTTTCGTATTCTACGATAGTGCACACTATCGATAGTTTCGGCTATCGATAATGACCACTATCGATAGTATAGAACATAGTTcaaactttgaaaaaatagtacaaaatattaataaaacaaatccaaattttaactttttacctGATTAACAATGCAAATTATAACGAATTCATGTtaacatacattttataaaatgcaaTTGTCATATAACGCTTTCCCATGGTCTGCCGGCCAATTGTTTTAGCCTACCTCTAACCTTTTGGAAATGAATTACGCCCTGAAAGTTAAAAATTCCAGCAAGTTTCCAGAAATATTTCTCAGGAGCGTATCGTTGGTGAGCCCAAACCATCGATGTTTGCTAAATTGTTTGactatcgatagtatcgatagtGTTAACGATTGTTTTACCAACCCTACTCTACGGTCctcaaaatccaaaataaataaaaagggcTATAAGAACAGGCATACTATTGTATTACGTCCATTGCCGCTTTGTTTCTTGTAATAAAAACTTCCGGAGTGGAGTGATTCGACATGAACAAGTACATGCTCGATCCGGGCATACCCTCTGGCCATTCGCGTACTGGGTATGGGAATGGGGAACCGCACAAAGGACGCCCCAGGTCGTTTCCATGGCCTGGCATTTAAGATAAATGATCGCCTGCCAACAATGCACAAAGAGTCACAAAAAGTTTGGTCACGTTTGTGCTATTTGGCGGCCAAGGCATATGCTGGAGGTCCTCGGATTCGGGAATCCTGGGGGTGGCTGTCTAGCTTGCATCCACCTTGGCgcaattttaatatgtttatgaGGGGGTGGCCAGGGGTTTAAAATTCAAGACACATGCTGCAGCTTAAACGTTTTAGAAATCTATTTTTCAAAGGAACACATGACAGGCGGGGTATGGGTAGCAGTCGCATGTGTGCGTGCGaattgcatttatttgaaTCGTCTGAGCAGCAGGTGAAAGCATATTTAAGTATTTCGTGCAGCTGAAAGATGTGAAGGAACATGAAGGACCAATCCAAGGAGGAAGGACATCTCCAAGTTGATCCTTCATGTGAAACCCAGCTAAATGATTCAGCGAAAGTGCGTCACAGTATTTTAACGACAACATAATAAGCgttgaaagcatttttttttcatagttATACATAAAATTAGATTGGTTCATTGAAATTACGTAACGTAAAATTAGCTCTGAAAGTTTGAAATGCTCTTAACTAATCCAGCTTTTAATAATCGAACTTATTGTTGATAGTGTGATATCTCAGATTTCCGCACATATTTGACAATTGCTCTCTCTCACAGTTGAATTTAACTTTTCTCTGAAGTAAATACATCTACTCTAGGCTAAGTCAATTACAAATTTCAGGTCACTATTTAAGCTTGAAATATTTCAACCGTActtaatgacattttttaaagcgTACATCAAATTAAAGTACAActaaatatatgtactttaaatTAGGTGCGGTGTTAGGATAGTTAAAGCATTTTCAGCCAAAGGCTTCCTTCCTACCTCGTTGCGGACATGAAAGCCCCTCCACAAGccgaataaaaaataaatttgtttaaatttcagtttGGTGCAACCCCTTAGAACCGCTTCCCCATTTCGGATTCTGCCACTTGGCACTGCCGTAAATCGGTGCCACATATGGCAACTTTTCAAGTGGCTCGCGTCGCCGTCTGCGCGCACAATTCAAATAGAAATCAAAGTGGGCGTTCATGAGTTAAACACTCGACGAGGCACGAGGCATATGGCATGAGGCATGAGGCATGGGGCAAGGGGAAAAGGACCAAGGCAGGAGCCAGCTTTGTGACAAACTCAGCGAAGCCAACTCGACTGAAGGCGGGCACTTGTGGTTTACGACCTGGTTGGCAGGAGAAAGCGCGAAGGACGGATCCTGGCAGCAGGAATAAAATCACATACGGATCCGGAACCGGGTGGGACGGGGAATACCCTGAAATGGCTGCGCCATTTCTTTCCTGCTTCGGATGCTGCTGGGGAAATTTATTATTCTCGTCTAGATGAGTTCATTATGCGAACAGCGGTTGCCAGTCGGGGGCGCTGCCATTGAATGCCGAATgcgaaaacaatttaattttattgttttccacATAAATTCGCTCCGAATTATGCATTGTGTAAAAAACATCATATGAAATCTGAGTGGCACCCGCACACACGATGGCAGAGATTGTTGCCCATATAATTGAGTCACGTTTGGCCAGGGATTAGGTTTGTTGTCTGCTCCGCTCGGGCCCCAAAATATTCAGATTTATGCCGCGAATGGAAACTGAAACTTATTGGGAATTGCCGTCGTGTGATTTATGGAATCGACAAGCGCACATGCATAGTAAACTTTGCAAAGCAATGGGATTCGACTGGGAAGCGGAAAACGCCAAGACACGTTCAAATCGCAGTTGCAGGAGCCAATCTGATGGATTTAGTGGGACTCAGCTCCGTTCTTATTGTTTAAGGGCCTTTTATTCATCTTCCCAAATGTGCTTCTGATAAGGTGccaagttttatttaaataaattgtcttTTAACACAGGCGAACTTTGTTACCATTAAGTATCGTTAACAATTAAGTAAAATCATAGTTTAGTTCAGTTAGCGAAATACAATGTGATTTACTAACCCATAGACTGTACTCACACTCACGAAGACTAAattcatatcatatcataaATTAGAGTTGAACTTTAAGGTCTCATTTACCACATTTCAGCTAAAGCCACCATTAAGACCACAAATAAACCTATTTCTGGAAAGATATAATGGCAGCAAGAGTCGTATGCATGGCTACGTGTTTATAATGCCAATAACCCCTGACAGTCCCGAATCCACAGGAAATGTGGGACACACGGGGAAGGAGAAGGGAGCTCTGGATATGGAAAGCTTTAGATGGAGTGgcaagaaaaatcaaaattcgTGTTGGCATGCAAGTTCAATGGCTGCCATCCTGCGACAGGCAAACAGAGCgaacgaaattaaatttatctgTATCAGTTCCACCGCCCAAGGGATCGGATGGGGTGAATTCCGGAGCCGGGGTCCTGGGGAACAGCTGCAGCAGGAGCTGAACACATGTTCGGACAAATTCATCTGGCATGTCACAATGCGCAACGGTATGCAGAAACATCCCAGAGGGTAGGACATTGTTATGGATAAGCCAGACTTGACTTTGGCATCCTAGTTCTTGGCCCGGCTGCAGATTGCACGTGACAGGACTCGACGAAAAGTGAAActtggcaaatattttgttgaaacACTTTGGACCCGGGATGGGGCATCTTCATCCCCCAAGCACGAGGGCCCCAAAACTTCCGTTCGGTGGAGTGGCAAGTGTCATTAATCAAATGCCGCCCAATAATTTGCAACCCTTTCTGCGGCAGTTTTGAAATATGAACTTTTTGCTCTGATGAATGCCGGCAGTCATTAATAAATTAGGGGTTAAAATGCCATAACAACGCCAAGAGATGCGGGAGGAAAGCGTTTTGCCAGCCGCTGAaaagttgtttatttaattgaaagcgAAACGAGGGGGCTAACGGATTCGTTTAACTCAATTAAATTGGGGCAAAAGAAGCAGGGAGGaaaatcagttaaaatttgatttaacgACTCAAACAGTGGCTGTCATGCCCATATCAcataaaaccaacaaaaaagaaagatcGCGTAGTCGAGTTCCCTgacttacaaattttaaactaaatattccgCCACAAAACAATCAtagtttaggtggcgccatctgtcgaactgcatagccaacaaaaaaagctTTGAGCGTGCAGCACCCCCTCCTCCCACTAACAGTTCTATCGTACTTTCTCTCAAAATCAGCGATCACCGGCAGAGCAGCGGACGATCAGCGACttaataacttctaaaataatagcttgatttaaaacatttttgtatttaccgatagatatgaccaaagcacacacacagagtccaGTAGATAAGGTCTAAcacgttttaaaataaacttgcgctgcatAGAAATTAATAGAATTCCAAACACCAAATCTCTAGATGTTGTAGTTCCCGAAAtatcgacgttcatacagacagAAAGACGGaaagacagacagacatggctagatcgactcggctttTGACCCTGATGAAGAGTTTACTTTATcggggtcggaaacgcttccttctacctgttacacaCTTCCAACGAttacaatatacccttgcacTCTTTGAGTAAAGGGTATAACTTGTTGGTTTAACTGTATAGAACTAAAGAGTATCCCCTTTTTTTAAGCACTGTTTTGGAAGCCTTTCACTTTCATGTCATTTGGTTATTATCAGATTGACttcaatacaattttattccCTGGCAAATGTACACATCCTAAAGTTCGACCTCATCCGAATTCCCAGTTGAACCAAATCCCGTGTTGGTTCCCCATGACCACTTGGAAACTACCCGAATGTAGGGCCGTGGGCCTGTTAGCATTGGAGGAGGAGAGCGATGTGCTGACCAGCGGTAATGAACCCACTGGCGGGGAGGAGGAGCCCGACGCCtacgaggagctggaggagatgaAGCAGCGCCTGATCCTCCTGCGTGGCAAGATACTTAGCCCGGAGCTGAGCCGGTGCCAGGATGTGGGCGACCGAAAGGAGTTGACCACCAGGACTCCGGAGAGCCAGCAGCTCGAGCTGCTGCGCCGCCAGAAGTGCCTGCTCCAGTGTCGACTTAAGGAGGCGAAAAGGCACCTGGAGCAGACGAGCAGGGAGGTCAAGGAGCTCGAGGATTGGCGCTGCCTGCTCCAATCGCGCATCCTGGAGATCGAGCGCAAACTTTCCCAGTTCGTGGAGTTCAAGCCGCGGGCCATACACCATTTCGGGCTGTGCATCGAGCGTTGGGAGCACCTgaagtcaaacaaaattgacTCCACCACCTACCGCCAGAAAATGCAGGCGCAAGCCCTTCACGCGGACAACTCCAGGAAGTGCGTGGTGCCCATGAACTGCCACAAGAACACCAGGCAGCTCCTGCGTGGGGAGCTGATGATGCTTCGCATCTTCCTGCACAATCTCTTCGAGGCGATGGTCAGCGACTTCCGCTTCTTCTGTCGCCAGATGAGCATCAAGTGGGTACCTTACGTTCTTAGCTTTAAAACCCATAAATGAAACATAACTTTGTTTCAGCTTTACCCGTTTACCATCCATTGACAGCCCTTCGCCCAGCAGTGCGGAAACTCCGACCAACTCGGTTGCTTCGTTCGAGGTGGAAGCCCGCGAATAAATTGGGTTCCGCTTAACCAAGTTCctgcaattactgctttaattaaaattttatttttgggggcCCTCTGTTTGTAATTGCCTGGGAAATGTCGCCCAATTAGGGTTATTGAGGTTGCGCACTCTTAACGGCCCTTTTGCggccaataataataacacgATTCCAACTCGAACGGGCACCGTCGCGGCCATCATTAAAGCCAGGCTATCATGGACTTTCCGTTTGCCTAATCCGACTTTCGACGTCAGCCAAATGTGCTCGCATTCCCACCAGGATAAGATGGCTAAATACGAAACGGCAtcagataaaaacaaaagcagatTTGTCTTTCACCATCCTCGCAGGAGAACGAACAAATCCGCACCACACACCGAAAAGAGACGGGAGCTGAGCTGACTGCCTCCGGCTGAAGGCCAGCAGCCAAGGCTGAAATCCTTATCCTgcttcagctccagctccaactCCCAGCTCCAATCCCCATATCCTTTTTGGAGGTTTTCGAAATGCGTAAAAACTCAATTGCTGCGCATTTGACGATGAGCTTGGCGGTGGGGCTGGGTGTCCGGATCGACATGGGTCCCGGGTTGAGTGAGATGCTAGATAACGCCGGGAAAGAACGACGGAGGGGATGGGGGAGGGAATGGCGTAAACGTATTTATTGGAGTCATGTGCTAATACCAATGCCAAATTGCAAGGTTACAAGCGGCTAGAGGCTGTATACTGTAGCTATTTTAGTGACGAACATATTGTACTCTTTTATGCGCAACATAATCTgaacaaacttttaattggTATTAGCTATTAAGAATATTAGTCTAGCTTTGATTCATTCCTTTGTAAAGAActctttaaacaaaaagtgctgttttaactttacattcagggaaaacaagaaaaaccttttttaataagtttttttgtaaattattacaGTAATACTACAGGCATGGACATACAATTTAATAGtggcaaaaacaatttgaaattaacTTGTTGGGCGTTAAAACACagctttattttcatttactacttaaagacactttcaaaatCGCCAGCATCCGAGCctaatcaattttatttattaagccATTTCATCTTTACACTTATCAATTATTGTAATTAGTCATTATTAAAGtaagtaatttataaaataagtattcaaaatACCTGTACTAAGATTTCGATATAATCTACttcttatataaaaaactgtaaatgaaataaattgacAGTTTGTCAATGAATTTTGACTCTTGAAAATCaaacaaagttaaaataaataaagagttTACCCAAATTTTTCGCACAAATATACCCATTGGGATAGAGTACGCAAACAGAGATGGAAACATGTTGATACACAGATACTGACGTCGGACCGTTGGCTGTTACAAGGCTGAAACACAGGAAACGCATTAGATACTTGTGCCCGATTCGCAGTGGTAGTGAGTGGGATTCCCCCTCTGGACCGCCAGTGTCCCCAGTCCCGAGAATGGAGCTGGGTTGGCGCGATAAAAATCTGCGTAAAATGATGCGGCAATTTGATGAGCAACTAAGTTTGGGCAATTAGTTTGGTAAACGCTTGGCAGTGGCCAGTTGATGTGCGTGTCCGGCTAAACTGTTGCTCGGAGGGGGGCCACAGAACTCGGAACTATTTGCCGGGCATTCAGTGCTAATGGGCTCAGGAAGGCCAGAAAAGTTTGCCCAGTGATTTATTGGGGGCAATCCGGAGGAAAGAAACAGTTGCTCTCGGATTGATCGGCAGTTTCCCTCCATTTCCACACAATTCCCAGGCACATGACCCCTGGCACCGGAATGACATTCGGATCTAACGGAACCCTCTAATGCCTAACAATCGCCAGCGGTTTGGTTCCGTGCTCGTACTCGTGCTCGTGGTCTTGCTGCTCCACTGAACTCTTTGACAGGCTTGAGTTGCGCAGAACAAAAAGACTTGCTAATAAGCCGATGAGGCCCGACCAAAAAAGAAGTTGCCTTTGGGCTGCTCCCCAGCAATCGCAAAGATACATTTCGAGTGCCCAAGTTTGCTCTGCTCTTCGCAGTGTGTGTGCGAGCTAACCGCAAAGTACAAATAATTTCCATTTGGCCAAGGCGGCGGCATTTGCATATTCCTCCAGCCCAACCCATCCCAGTCCAATCCAGCTTGGAAAAGGCATACATACATGCCTGCCGGGCGCAGCGGCCAGTATTTAAATAGCTGGCAGATACGTCtacttataaatacttttgtcGTCTCGGCAAACGATACGGCACAAGTTGTAGATAAATATGGCATAGATTACATAACTAGTTCTGCGccacaaaaaactttttccgTTCGCCCAGCAGCGAGAATACATATGGATATCCGAGCATGAGTATCTGAAAGCATAAGTATCTAAGTATCTAAGTATCCGTACACATGGTGGAGcgtttatttatgaaatacCCCGCAGACTTCGCTTGTCGTCGAGCCATAGCTCAAATGCGCCGTTCTCACCGAGGAGCTTTCGTGGGCGCCGTGGCTTAGTTGGTTAAAGCGCCTGTCTAGTAAACAGGAGATCGTGAGTTCGAATCTCGCCGGGGCCTATCCCTAGGAAGTCTATTTCTCTGGGGCGTTCTTTTTTTCCTTAgatgtttttcttatttctgaTTTCTTACGCAAATTAACCCTCTGTTGCCACATTGCGACCCCACAACAAAAGCTATTTTCTTTGCTCTTAACGGCTGTTTGTTGTTCCGCCTGCCAGCTGACGCTCTGTAGCCCATTAACGTGTTCCAATTGCGGCAATAATTGTTTCAATAATCatttaaatgttgcaaataTTTGGGTGGCGGGCAATTCACCATCCCCAATGTTTCACCATTGGGAGAGCTTTTTGGAAAGCTTACCGAAGTCTTACCAAGGTTTTACGTatgattaaatataatgtGATCAAAGGCAGTAGTTTTACATACTCTAGCTAACAGATAATGCGTCTGATTAAATTACTGAGacttttgatttgtttttcactttcggaatattaaaattctATCAATTGGTTCTTGTCCATTCTTAGCCTCGCTAAGCTTTTAGTACAAATATTACGGAAATATAACACACACGTAGAAGCTTTCCGTAAAATAATCCTAAGAAGCTTTTTCAGTACCGTTGTATGCGAAAGAACTTCCgtattttaagcttttttaacGGTGTAATCACAAGAGTGGGCGATAACTCGTCCATATCTCTCATTTAATATCTTTCAGTTGAAACAACTGAACAAATATCAAtttccaaaatttatttaccaacgaaaaacccaaaagGGTGGGAACTTTCCCTCAAATTGGGTAGTTCAACGCCCGATGCCACAACGGCGCCGTGGCTTAGTTGGTTAAAGCGCCTGTCTAGTAAACAGGAGATCGTGAGTTCGAATCTCGCCGGGGCCTTCAGTTAAGGATATAGTAAAAGTCCTCTTTttgtcgattttttttttatttttccataaCCTAATGCGTCAACACTTAACTAATCCTAACACAGTAATTAACAAGCACCAGAAGGTGCGGCTACCAACCATTTCGCACCTAATCCTTGTAGACCAGATAAAGCACCACGATCATGAAGTACGTGGGCCGCTCGAAGACCAACTGGGTGAAGTTGTCTCGCTTCTCGTCCATCAGGTGGCACATGCGCTGGTGGACGCCCTGGTTCTGCTTCTCCACGATCGACAGCAGGCAGACGATGCGGTGGCTGTCAATTTACGGGTATCTTTGGGGCTAAGTGATCAGATGGCAGGGTAGCGGGTGCCGCCACTTACCGCCTGTGGTTCAGCTTCTTGACCCGGTCGCGTATCTCGGCCGCCAGACCTTCGACCAGCTGTAGAGCCCGCCAAGAGTCGTAATTGCGGCTGAAGCGATCCCACAGCAGCCGCTCCTCGATGCAATCTTCGATGATCTTCAGGGCACGTTCCATATTGAAGTTGGTGTGAAAGAACTTCCAGTCGTTCTTGGGCTTCTCCTTGATCGGCTCCCCGCCCTCGCCGGCGGTCGGCTCGCCCTCCGGATTTTGGGCGGCCCGCCGCCTGCTCAACATCGACTCCGAGAGCAGGGCATTCATGCGGTTGGTGGTGCGCACCGATGCGGTTATCCTGCGGATGGTAATCGAGGTAATTGCCAACGATCCATatttcaatcaaaataaaaaaactacgTGAAACGTAAGGAAATACGAAGAAAAAGCTGTGAACTGAATATTAACAAATAATCTGCCTCTAATTAAGAgtttttgaaatgtttgtgGCTGGTAGACGAaaaagtttctaaaaaggTTTACAAAATCTTAAGAACTATAAGGGGAATACAATTGAGAATAAACCTGTATATTATACACGATGTCTTCTACTCAGTTcaagtttctttaaaattttagcaaATCGAATTGGTATAGATAAAGTATGTTCCTTTGTATAATATTATTGCGCCTTTTATGGTTTTCTCAGTGGGAGAGATAGCCAAAagagataaataaaattttatgaaaagttTGCATTGATTTGCTGCATctgttcagaattacgcttttaattttattcaaatagataacgatatcatatagttgccataggaacgatcaaaTAACAGCGCTAACATCGCGGAGGCTTAAAGTTTCTGATCGCAAAGCCAATATGGATCCTTTATCAACTTCAGTCATTTTCGACatgtttcactttttttttataccaaaagCTTACGATTAACCAAAACTAGACGGTAGTTTAATACTGATACTTAATTGATAACACGAAAAAATATCCAAACAGAtttaacctttttaaaattttttccataCCCTAGGTGTCCGGATTTCTATGTCCACTACTGTACAATTCCCAACTGGTTTTTGCTGCGTATTGGTAGTTCCTCCTTAAACAGGGCTGATTATGCTAGCTTATTGGTATAATATGCATGCACGCTTAAACCTTTTGCGTGTGTTATTTCCCGAAAGTATGCAAATCTTGTTGCATATTTCATtatgtgtttttaattgtcACTATGCTGGGTTAATGAGTACCCTTCATATGTCGCTTTTGTGTCACGCGCGCCTCGAAGGACTCTGATTTGTGCGGGTCAAATCCTACCTCGTTTTCATGGTGGTCCAGCTAGTCATCGTGTTCCCTTAACCGATAGGCTGTCGATTTTTGGAGCTGCCTCTGCCAGCTGGCAGCGGAAAACAAACACCGAGCGCTGCTATCTGCACACTGACGGGACCGACATGCCGACACGAGTCCTGCCCATCGACAATACCGCCGCTTGGCCCCGCGGAATGATTGGGTATCCACATATCGTCAAAAGTTCATTGAAGCTTTGTTGGTTTAGGACCGCTCTCCAGCGGAGCCTAGCGATGGGAGACTTTGGTGTGATTTGCCAGTAACTCCTGCGCGGTTGCCTGCGAATAGTTCACGCTGCCATCGCCAACTTCGAGTTCGGCAAGGGCCTTCCGGCTTGCGTGCCGCTTATCATAAATCCACTGCCGGGGCGCTCCAATTGCAACCGGCCGGATGGCGGCGGAGACGTGGGTGTCATCGCCACCAGCCACTCGGCAGGATGTACACTGGGTTTCGGCCCAGTCAAAGGCAAAGTGTTGC from Drosophila gunungcola strain Sukarami chromosome 2R unlocalized genomic scaffold, Dgunungcola_SK_2 000012F, whole genome shotgun sequence includes the following:
- the LOC128255947 gene encoding dynein light chain Tctex-type protein 2B isoform X2, producing the protein MNARMQAITASVRTTNRMNALLSESMLSRRRAAQNPEGEPTAGEGGEPIKEKPKNDWKFFHTNFNMERALKIIEDCIEERLLWDRFSRNYDSWRALQLVEGLAAEIRDRVKKLNHRRHRIVCLLSIVEKQNQGVHQRMCHLMDEKRDNFTQLVFERPTYFMIVVLYLVYKD
- the LOC128255924 gene encoding uncharacterized protein LOC128255924, which gives rise to MTTWKLPECRAVGLLALEEESDVLTSGNEPTGGEEEPDAYEELEEMKQRLILLRGKILSPELSRCQDVGDRKELTTRTPESQQLELLRRQKCLLQCRLKEAKRHLEQTSREVKELEDWRCLLQSRILEIERKLSQFVEFKPRAIHHFGLCIERWEHLKSNKIDSTTYRQKMQAQALHADNSRKCVVPMNCHKNTRQLLRGELMMLRIFLHNLFEAMVSDFRFFCRQMSINFTRLPSIDSPSPSSAETPTNSVASFEVEARE
- the LOC128255947 gene encoding dynein light chain Tctex-type protein 2B isoform X1 — translated: MTSWTTMKTRITASVRTTNRMNALLSESMLSRRRAAQNPEGEPTAGEGGEPIKEKPKNDWKFFHTNFNMERALKIIEDCIEERLLWDRFSRNYDSWRALQLVEGLAAEIRDRVKKLNHRRHRIVCLLSIVEKQNQGVHQRMCHLMDEKRDNFTQLVFERPTYFMIVVLYLVYKD